The genomic DNA GAGTTTGTGCTATGAAAAACTTCTCTCACCTTTTATCCGTGCTCATTTTGAGCGCATTTGTGATCATGGTTGTGTCATGCAGCGACGATGACAACAATGGTAGCGATCAAAGCGGGATTGCCGGAGTATGGTTATCCGAAGGATCCAATGTCGCTCCCTTGTTGAATACAATTTTCACGGCGGCAGGCGGTGTGGATTCCATCTATGCAACATTTGCTACCAGCGATACATCCGGAAACACCGGAACTTACAGCGTACGTCAGGTCAACGGTAATTCGAGCGTAGTCAATTATTCCGGAACCTATATTGAAACGAAAAGCGATGTCGGTGACATCTATTCGATCACCATCAATCAGTCCATTCCGGCTGTGACTGAAAACGGCGGAATTTTTGAAATCTTCAACGCGAATCCGGACAGCATGAAATATGAGGTTGTACTGCTTACCGGTACATCCAACGTCGCTCCGACGCCTGCCGGCGGTTTCGGCAGCACCAACGCGGGCGCATTTGGCGTTTTGAACGTACAACGTTATATTCGTTTGAGCGAATAATCTTTAATCGGGTCATGGGAAATCCGACCCATCGGATTTCCCGTTTTACCCGAAGAATTTCTTAAAATGAGGAATGATCCATGAGAACTTTTGTACATTTTTTATTCTACTCATTCCTGTGCGCCGGTATTTTCGCCCAAAAAAGCCCCTTCGATAATTCAAATCAGGTTCCAAAAGACCCCATCGACGAATTCCAATATATCGGATATTTTTACAATTCTGCCGTCGTCAACAATATTTATCCTTCGCAACCTTTACGCGGGCAATTGGTCGGACGGCTTTTCAGCGGTAACAATCCGACTTTGACCGGTAAGACGTCGATGATTTTCGAGCAACGACTGATTCCTTTTTTTATTTATACGCCGAAATTGCTCAACGGCAAAGCGATTCTCCGGGCATCGTTTGAAATTGACTGGGTATGGGGCGATGCAAATTACAGCACCGGCGGCAATATCGGATCTGCTTTTAACGCGGATGCCGTCAACATTCAAACACAAAATATCGAACTGGAATTAATTCCAGCCAAAGGCTGGGCCGTTAATTTAGGATTGCAGCGCGTTTTCGATACGCCGTACAACCCTTACCGTGTCGGTGTTAACACATTGACCAACACCGGTTATCGACTCGCCTTCTGGGGCAGCGATGGCGTAGGAATTTCAGTAAGACACGACATGGATTACGCCCGGTATAAATTGGGATATTATCAATTATTTGAAAATGCCGACGAGCAATCGGATGACGTCGTTTTATGGGAAGCCATGTATGAAAAAGATATAACGCCGACTTGGCGTCACGGTGTTTCGTTTCATTACGTAGCAGATGGCGGTGGCGGCAACAGCGGAACCTATGGCCTCAATGGCGCTTTCAGCGGCCTCAACGGTCAATTCATTTTCCCCATTGCCAATTACGAAGCCAATTTATTTTGGGCCGGTACTTTCGGCGGGTATAATCCAGAATTTACTTTAGGCCGCAAGATGGCGTCAGGATTTTTGATGTATAATTTTGGGAGCGTCGATGACAATAATGCAAACCGTTCCATCGACGTGTCTGGCCTGGCGGCAAACCTTCGTCTGGGTTATAAATACGGACAAACGGTTGATGACAACGTCACGGCTGATCTTCTCTATGTGACCGGCGATAAAAACGGAATCACCGATAAAAAATTCAAAGGTATCATTACGGGTAATTCCTACGGCTATCCCGGAGCTATTTTTATCAGCAGCGGCACGTATCTTCTCTTTCCCCATGGCAACGTAGTCAATCGATATATCGCCGCGGTCACGGATTTGTCAAACATAGGTTATGGACTTGCAGGCGCCACACTGAATCTAAGTAAAGGATTGGTCCCGAATAAACTTAACGCCAAAATCGGATTCGGACACGCGTACAGTGCGGAGAAACCGGTCGGCGGCGGCCGGCTCATCGGAACCGAAATCAATGCGCGTCTAAGCTATATTCCGCATGTTTTTATGAATATTGAGCTGCATGCGGCTTATTTGCGGTTAGGAAGTTTCTACGAAAGTGCGGTGGTGAACGGCAATCAAACGAAAAAACCGAAGAGCCCATGGACAACGTTTATAACGTATAAGTGGCTCATGTTTTGAATCAGGAAATGAAAAGTTTTAGTTTTTCATTTTTAATTTTTAATATTTTTGAGACAGGTATCGATTATGAAATACCTTTTAATTTTCTGTTTCATAGTAGCAACGGCCGGTTGTATGGCTCCCTACTCTAATATCAAACCACTGCGGTCGTTGACTGAATTGAATTATCCGTACGATGTAAAACATCAGGCATTGAGCAATGATATCGACCTGGCCTATATCGACGAAGGCAGCGGCGATCAAACGATTCTTTTTATTCACGGACTTGGAAGCTACATCCCTGCATGGAAGAAAAACGTCGAAACGTTGAAAAGTCATTATCGGTGTATCGCCGTCGATCTGCCGGGCTACGGCAAATCCAGCAAAAAGCCTCATTCAGGGATGATGGAATTTTATGCCGACGTCATGGTGGAATTGATTGATAAACTGGCCTTAAAAAACGTAATCGTCGCCGGCCATTCGATGGGCGGACAAATCGGAATTACCATGGCATTGAAATATCCGGATAAAGTCCAAAAACTGGTGTTGATTGATCCGGCGGGATTTGAAAGTTTTACCGAGGGCGAGAAACAATGGTTCCGCGAAGTTATGACGGTAAAATTTGTCAAAGAAACGCCTCCGCAACAAATTCGCGCGAATCTCATTGCTAATTTTTACAATACTCCGGATGACGCCGAATTCATGATCACGGATCGTATTGCTATGAGAACCGCTTCCGATTTTGAAAATTATTGTTATACGGTCACTCGATCGGTTCACGGTATGGTTGATCAACCGGTGGTCGATTTATTGGATAAAATCGAACAGCCTACACTGATTGTGTTTGGTGAAAACGACAACCTGATCCCCAATCCGTATTTACACGGCGGAAAAACGGCTGACATTGCCGCTATCGGCAAATCGAAAATTAAAAACAGTCAATTGGTCATGATTCCGCAATGCGGACATTTCGCGCAATTTGAAAAAGCAGAAATGGTCAATCAAGCTGTGCAGGATTTTCTAAAATAAGTTCTTATTGATGTTCCCTACCAATAACGCTTGCCGGATTCCCATAAATCCGGTAAGCGTTTTTTTATGCCATGAATTTAACCCGATCATCATTGCAACTTTTGATTAACCATCCCGTATGGCGTGTGACCGCATATTAATCTTTTCGGAAACTATATCATTTCAAAGGAGGAGATGATTTCATGAAAACCTGTTTCATTCTGCTTTCACTGATTTTAGCCGGTAACGCCATTACGCAAAACGTCAAAGATTTCGATAAACAGCCGAAATTGGCGTGGCAATTTAAAACTACAGGCCCTGTTATTTCGTCTCCGGTCATCGACGGCAATACCGTGTACGTCGCCAGCCTCGACAGCGGGCTTTACGCAATCGATTTGGTAACCGGCAAATCCAAATGGACGTTTGGAACCTTCGGATCAATCCGTTCCACAGTGTGCATCGATCAGGATAAATTATTTTTACTGGGCGGCGACACGTATTTGTATTGCCTGAATAAAAATACGGGCGCTGAATTGTGGCGATTCAGAACTTTCAACGGTTA from bacterium includes the following:
- a CDS encoding alpha/beta hydrolase, producing the protein MKYLLIFCFIVATAGCMAPYSNIKPLRSLTELNYPYDVKHQALSNDIDLAYIDEGSGDQTILFIHGLGSYIPAWKKNVETLKSHYRCIAVDLPGYGKSSKKPHSGMMEFYADVMVELIDKLALKNVIVAGHSMGGQIGITMALKYPDKVQKLVLIDPAGFESFTEGEKQWFREVMTVKFVKETPPQQIRANLIANFYNTPDDAEFMITDRIAMRTASDFENYCYTVTRSVHGMVDQPVVDLLDKIEQPTLIVFGENDNLIPNPYLHGGKTADIAAIGKSKIKNSQLVMIPQCGHFAQFEKAEMVNQAVQDFLK
- a CDS encoding PQQ-like beta-propeller repeat protein produces the protein MKTCFILLSLILAGNAITQNVKDFDKQPKLAWQFKTTGPVISSPVIDGNTVYVASLDSGLYAIDLVTGKSKWTFGTFGSIRSTVCIDQDKLFLLGGDTYLYCLNKNTGAELWRFRTFNG